The region GACTATGCGCCGCACCCTCTCACCCTTCCTCTTCATCACCAGCCTGGCCTTTGGCGGCGTCCTGCATGCCGCCGAAAAGGAACCGATCCAGCCGATTACTGCCGCCAAGGTGGCCAATCCAGCCATGGTCGAGCTGGGCAAGAAACTGTTTTTCGATCCGCGCCTGTCGCGCTCGGGCTTTATTTCCTGCAACAGCTGCCACAACCTGAGCATGGGCGGCACGGACAATATCAAGACCTCGATAGGCCACAACTGGCAGCGCGGGCCCATCAATTCGCCTACCGTGCTCAATTCCAGCATGAACGTGGCGCAATTCTGGGATGGCCGCGCCAAGGATTTGCAGGAGCAGGCGGGCGGCCCCATCGCCAATCCCGGCGAGATGGCTTTTACGCACGAGCTGGCCATCGACGTGCTGGCCTCGATTCCCGCCTACCGCGCGGAATTCAGACAAGTGTTTGGCCAGGATAAATTGACCATCGAGCAAGTCACGCGCGCCATCGCCGCCTTTGAAGAGGTGCTGGTGACGCCCGGTTCCCGTTTCGATCAATGGCTGTCGGGCAAGAAAAGCGCGTTGACGAAAGACGAGCTGGCCGGCTACCAGCTGTTCAAATCGAGCGGCTGCATCGCCTGTCATAACGGCCCCGCCGTGGGCGGCAATACTTTCCAGAAGATGGGTGTCGTCGAGCCGTACAAGACGGCGATGACGGCGCAAGGGCGCTCGGCCGTGACGGGCAAGGATGCCGACCGTTTCAATTTCAAGGTACCGACCCTGCGCAACGTGGAGCTGACGTATCCCTATTTCCACGATGGCGAAGCGGCGACCCTGACGCAAGCCGTCGACGTGATGGGCCGTTTGCAACTGGGCCGCACCTTTACGCCCGACGAGAACGCCAGGCTGGTGGCGTTCCTGAAAACCCTGACGGGCAAGCAGCCGCACATCGTGCTGCCGATCTTGCCGCCATCGAGCGACACTACGCCGCGGCCGGTGCCGTTTGACTGAGTGCTTGCCTGGGGTCAGACCCGGCGGGTCTGACCCCGACACCAGTTACTTCAACGTACGCTGGAACAACTGGTAAATCCGGCGGTACTCGTCATACCACGCTTCCGGCTGCACGAAACCGTGGCGCTCCATCGGGTAGCTGGCCATTTCCCAGTTATCCTTTTTCAGCTCGATCAAGCGTTGCGACAGACGCACGGAGTCCTGGTAAAACACGTTGTCGTCGATCATGCCATGGGCGATCAGGAGGTTGCCCGTCAGTTTGTCCGCGTATTCGATCGGTGACGAAATTTTATACGCTTGCGGGTCGACGTCCGGCGTGTTCAGGATATTTGCCGTGTATTCGTGGTTGTAGGTGGTCCAGTCCGTCACGGGACGCAGCGCGGCGCCCGATTTGAAGATGTCCGGTGCACGCATCAGGGCCATCAGGCTCATGAAGCCACCATAGCTGCCGCCATAGATGCCCACGTTCCGGATGTCGCCCTGGTGCTGCTGCGCCAGCCAGTTGGCGCCGTCGATAAAATCTTCCAGTTCCGGGTGGCCCATCTGGCGGTAGATGGCCGTGCGCCAGGCGCTGCCGTAGCCGAGCGAGGCGCGGTAGTCGACGTCGAGCACAATGTAACCCTGCTCGACCAGCAGGTTGTGGAACATCTGTTCGCGGAAATACACGGGATAGCGCTCGGTGACATTCTGCAGGTAGCCGGCGCCGTGCGCGAACATGACGATCGGATAGCGCTTGCCCGCTTCCAGCTGCTTTGGCCGGTACAACTTGGCCCAGATCGGCGCCGCGCCATGCGTGGACGGCACTTGCACCAGTTCCGGCATGACCCAGCTGCGCGCCTTGAAGGCGTCGCTGCGCGTATCGGTCAGGATGTTCGCCTTGCCGCCAGAGACAGAAACGCTGGCCAGCTGGGCCGGCATATAGCTGGTGGAATAGCGCAGCAGCAGCTTGCCGTTGTCGGGCGACAGGCCGAAGTTTTCCACGCCTTTCAAATTCGTCACTTCGCGCGCGCCGCCCTCTTTCGCCGTGCTGGCGCACACTTCATACGTGCCGGGCGCTTGCCGGTTGCACATAAAATACGCGTTCTTGCCGTCGCGGCTCCATTCGACGGAGCTCACTTCCCACTGGCCGCTGGTCAGCGCGCGCGCCGGGGCCGCGCCCGTTTTCGCGTACAGGTGGGCGTAGCCGCTTTCCTCGGACAGATACCACAGGGTGGCGTTGTCGGGCAGCCAGCCGAATTCCTCGGCGCGGCGGTTGACCCAGGCCGTATCGCTGATGCGGTGCACGGGCACGAGGGCGCCGTTGGCCAGGTCGACGTTGGCGAGCCAGCCATCCTTGTTGTCGATGGCGCGGATGCGCACGGCGACCTTGCTGCCGTCATCGGTCCAGGCGATGCCGTCGCGCTGGGCGTCGATGCGCACGGCACGGTTGCCTTTCAACGGCGGCAGTTTCTGTTCGGCGCGCAAGGCCGCCAGCGGGTCGGTGGCGATGCCGGGCAGGCTGTCAAAAGCGATCTCGCGCACCTGGCCCGTGCGCAGGTCGGCCAGCTTCAGGCTTTGCGCGATCGGCATGTTGCGGCCCACGCGCGTGCGCTCGTCGTCCGCTTCCGGGTAGCCCGTTTCCGTGACGTAGCGCGCCAGTTTGCCCAGCTTGCCCTTTTCGGCGGCCTTGTCTTGCGTGACGAACAGCAGCCAGCGGCCATCCGGCGACAGGGCGCTGCCGGAAATGGTGACTTTTTCTCCCAGGTAGATCGGTTCCGGCGCGCGCGTGGCGTCCAGGCGGCGCTCTTCATGGCGGCGTTCGCGGCTCGCGTCGCGGTCTTCCTTCTGGCGCGCCAGGTTGACGATCAGGCGCAGTTGCAATTCGCGCAGGGCGTCCGCTTCCGGCTTGGCGTCCGGGTCCTTGGCCGCGCGCAGCAGGGCGACGGGAGCGCTCAGGCGCTCCGCGCGGCTCCAGCTGAACCAGTCGGTGCCGCTGCGGTATTGCACGGCGCCGCCGTCGGCGGAATATTGCGGGTCGCTGATGGCGGAGACGCCGCGCGTGATTTGCGTCAAGGCGCCGTTCTTCAGGTCGCGCTCGAACAAGTCGCCGTTGCGCAGCAGGATGGCGCGCGTGCCGGCCCGGTTGACGACCATTTGCTGGCCATCGAGGTTGGCCAGCTGCGCATCGTCGACCTGCTTGCCGCTATTGAGTTTCGCGTTCGCGCCTGGCAATTGATACGTGTCGCGCAGGGGCGAGCCGAGGCGTTTTTGCTTGTAGTAGAGCTGGCCATTCCAGCCCCACCATGCCGCTTCGACGGGCGTGCCGATCCAGTCGGGATCGGCCATGGCCTGGTCCAGCGTGATCGGCGTGGGCGCGGTGGCGGTGGAGGACGGGGCCGCATGGGCGGCGGGCAGCAGAGAGAGCAGCAGCGGCAGCAGAGGTAGAACCAGACGCATCGGGGATCGCTTTAATCAAAGGGGATGGTGAAGGTACAGGCTATGAGGCCGGTATTCTAGCGGAGGAGTTTCGTGCAGGAAATGTCGGAAAGCTAAGCTTGACGCTGGGTCAGCCAGACGAGAAAGTCGGCTAGCGGCATGGGCCGCGCATACAGATAGCCTTGCAAGCCATCGCAATCGTGGGCGAGCAGGAAATCGGCCTGCTCCTGCGTTTCCACGCCTTCGGCCACGACGCGCAAGCCCAGGTGGCGCGCCATGGCCAGGATCGCTTGCACGATGGCCGTGTCGCGCGCATCGCGCGGTGTGTCGTCGATGAAGCGCTTGTCGATTTTGAGTTCATACAGCGGCATCGAGGTCAGGTAGGCGAGGCTGGAATAGCCGGTGCCGAAATCGTCGATGGAAAAGCGGATGCCCAGGGCCGCCAGCTCGCGCATGCGCGCCAGCGAGGCGTCGCGCTGGTCGATCAGCAAACCCTCCGTCAGTTCCAGGATCAGGGCGCCGGCCGGCGTGCCGTGTTCGGCCAGCGCCGCCTGCACGCGGGCGGCGAAATCGGGCTGGCGAAACTGCGCCGGACTGACATTCACCGACAGGGCGACGGGCTGCCCGGCCCGCGCCAGCATGGTCGCCGCGCGGCACGCTTCGCGCAGGGCCCAGTGCCCGAGCTTGACGATCAGTCCCGATTCCTCGGCGATGGGAATGAACACGCCAGGCGCGATGTATGTGCCGTCCGCTTGCGGCCAGCGCATCAGCAATTCGGCGCCCGTCACCCGGCCGTGGCGGTCGACCTGCGGCTGCACGTGCATGCATAATTGACTGGCATCGAGGGCGCGCGCCAGCGCCCGTTCCAGGGTCAGGCGGCGCTCCACGCCCGCCTGCATGGCCGCTTCAAAGAAGGCGATGCCGTTGCGTCCTTCCGCTTTGGCGCGGTACATGGCGATGTCCGCTTCGCGCAGCAGGTCGTGCGCCTGCTGGCCCGCTTTCGGCAGCAGGGTCACGCCGATGCTGGCGCTGCAATGATAGGACTGCCCGTCGATATCGAAGTCGCGCGCGATGGCGGCGCGGATTTTCTCGGCCACCTGGGCTGCCGCGCGGGCGGCGCTGTCCAGGTCATCGGCCAGGTGCGCCAGCAGCACGACGAATTCGTCGCCGCCGATGCGCGCCACCGTGTCGGCCTTGCGCATCAGCTGCGCCAGCCGTTCGCCCGCCAGGCGCAGCAGCGCGTCGCCGGTGGCGTGACCGCGCGCGTCGTTGATGTGCTTAAAGTGGTCGAGGTCGATGAACATCAGCGCGCTGATGGACTGGTCGCGCGGTGCGGCGGCCAGCAGGTGAGCGATGCGGTCCATCAGCAGGCGCCGGTTGGGCAGGCCCGTCAGCACGTCGTAGAAGGCCAGGCGGTGGATGTCCGCTTCCGATTTCTTGCGCTCGTCGATTTCGCGCTCGACGGCCACCCAGTGCGTCTGCTTGCCGTCCGCATCCGTGAACGGCACCAGTTCCGCTTCCACCCAGTACGCCTTGCCGGCCTTGTTGTAATTCAGCAATTCCGCCCTGGCCGGCTGGGCCTGGGCCATGGCGGCGGCGATGCGCGCCAGTTCGTCCGTATCGGTGGCGTCGCCTTGCTGGAACAGCAGGCTGCGGCCCAGCACCTCGGCGCGCGCATAGCCGCTGCTGCGCTCGAAGGCGTCGTTGACGAAGATGATGCGCGTGGCCGATACCGTGCCGGAGTCGGGGGCATCGCTCACTTCGGCGATCATCACCATGTCGTTCAGGCGGGCCAGCGCCGTGGCCGTCAAGCGCAGGTCGGCGTTCAGCTGCGACAGGGCCTGGCTGCTGCGTTCCAGGTGGCGCAGCAGGAAGGCGCAGGACAGGGTCAGCACGGCGGCGATGAACAGGAAGTTCAGGGCCACGATCAGCGCGCGCAGCACGGGGGAGTCGGGCACGCCCTGCACGTGCAGGGCGACGTCGGGATGCAGGCCGAGGACAAAGATGGTCAGCGACGTCAGGGCCAGGGTCGACAAGGCGGGCCGCATCCCCAGCAGCAGGGCCGCCAGCACGGGCATGAGCATCATGTAGATCTGGCTGACGGGGCCGATTTTCAGGAGCAGGCCCACGCCCACCAGGTAGGCGATGATGAGAAATTGCCACACGCGCCAGCGGTAGGGCATGGCGCGCCAATGCCAGATGAGGCCGATCCAGCCGATGGCCAGCACGTCGAGGATGACTATGGACCAGATAGCTTCGCGCGCGGCCAGCAGGGCGCTGGGAATGGCAGTGACGATGCCCAGCAGCAGCACCGCCTGCAGCAGGCGCGCAAAAATCTGTCCGCGCCAGTGCGCGAGATCGTTTGACGCGGCCACGCTGCCGTCCTTTCACCAGTGAGCTCTGCTGCCGAGCTGAGCAGTATGGTAAAAATATTACGCGGTATCTTTCAGCATGTCATCTTGATCATTCGGCATGATTGACGGCGCGACCACCTTCCGCTGCCGGCCAGTAGTGGCTATCGGGCGTGTCGCGCGCGCCGAAGATGGCCTGGCCGACGCGCACGACGGTGGCGCCTTCTTCAATGGCGATTTCATAATCGCCGGACATGCCCATCGACAGTTCGTCGAGGCCGATGCCATGCGGGACGTCCTGGCGCAGCCGGTCGCGCAGTGTGCGCAGCAGCACGAAGCAGCGGCGCACGCGCACGGCTTCCGCCGACAACAGCGCCAGGGTCATGAGACCGCGCACGCGCAGCGCCGGGAAGGCGGGCAGCTGGCGCAGGAAAGCGGCCACCTCGTCCGGCGGCAAGCCGTATTTGCTGGCTTCGCCCGAGGTGTTCACTTGCACGAACACATCGAGTCCGCGCCCTTCCGCTTGCAGGCGCCGCTCCAGCGCCTCGGCCACGCGCAGGCTGTCGAGGGCCTGGAATTCGCTGGCAAAGCGCGCCACCAGCTTGGCCTTGTTGGTCTGCAAATGGCCGATCACCGACCATTGCAGGTCGGCCAGGTCCGCCATCGCTTCCCACTTGCGGCCCGCCTCCTGCGGCTTGTTTTCTCCCAGCATGCGGCAACCGGCGGCGTACGCCAGGCGCAGGCTCGCTTCGGGC is a window of Janthinobacterium rivuli DNA encoding:
- a CDS encoding S9 family peptidase — its product is MRLVLPLLPLLLSLLPAAHAAPSSTATAPTPITLDQAMADPDWIGTPVEAAWWGWNGQLYYKQKRLGSPLRDTYQLPGANAKLNSGKQVDDAQLANLDGQQMVVNRAGTRAILLRNGDLFERDLKNGALTQITRGVSAISDPQYSADGGAVQYRSGTDWFSWSRAERLSAPVALLRAAKDPDAKPEADALRELQLRLIVNLARQKEDRDASRERRHEERRLDATRAPEPIYLGEKVTISGSALSPDGRWLLFVTQDKAAEKGKLGKLARYVTETGYPEADDERTRVGRNMPIAQSLKLADLRTGQVREIAFDSLPGIATDPLAALRAEQKLPPLKGNRAVRIDAQRDGIAWTDDGSKVAVRIRAIDNKDGWLANVDLANGALVPVHRISDTAWVNRRAEEFGWLPDNATLWYLSEESGYAHLYAKTGAAPARALTSGQWEVSSVEWSRDGKNAYFMCNRQAPGTYEVCASTAKEGGAREVTNLKGVENFGLSPDNGKLLLRYSTSYMPAQLASVSVSGGKANILTDTRSDAFKARSWVMPELVQVPSTHGAAPIWAKLYRPKQLEAGKRYPIVMFAHGAGYLQNVTERYPVYFREQMFHNLLVEQGYIVLDVDYRASLGYGSAWRTAIYRQMGHPELEDFIDGANWLAQQHQGDIRNVGIYGGSYGGFMSLMALMRAPDIFKSGAALRPVTDWTTYNHEYTANILNTPDVDPQAYKISSPIEYADKLTGNLLIAHGMIDDNVFYQDSVRLSQRLIELKKDNWEMASYPMERHGFVQPEAWYDEYRRIYQLFQRTLK
- a CDS encoding YggS family pyridoxal phosphate-dependent enzyme translates to MHNDIPLLTPTMHERHGRWPQAVSVDDFRRNLAAVHARMAAACQRVGRDPAGVRLLPVSKTKPEASLRLAYAAGCRMLGENKPQEAGRKWEAMADLADLQWSVIGHLQTNKAKLVARFASEFQALDSLRVAEALERRLQAEGRGLDVFVQVNTSGEASKYGLPPDEVAAFLRQLPAFPALRVRGLMTLALLSAEAVRVRRCFVLLRTLRDRLRQDVPHGIGLDELSMGMSGDYEIAIEEGATVVRVGQAIFGARDTPDSHYWPAAEGGRAVNHAE
- a CDS encoding cytochrome-c peroxidase, which codes for MRRTLSPFLFITSLAFGGVLHAAEKEPIQPITAAKVANPAMVELGKKLFFDPRLSRSGFISCNSCHNLSMGGTDNIKTSIGHNWQRGPINSPTVLNSSMNVAQFWDGRAKDLQEQAGGPIANPGEMAFTHELAIDVLASIPAYRAEFRQVFGQDKLTIEQVTRAIAAFEEVLVTPGSRFDQWLSGKKSALTKDELAGYQLFKSSGCIACHNGPAVGGNTFQKMGVVEPYKTAMTAQGRSAVTGKDADRFNFKVPTLRNVELTYPYFHDGEAATLTQAVDVMGRLQLGRTFTPDENARLVAFLKTLTGKQPHIVLPILPPSSDTTPRPVPFD
- a CDS encoding putative bifunctional diguanylate cyclase/phosphodiesterase encodes the protein MAASNDLAHWRGQIFARLLQAVLLLGIVTAIPSALLAAREAIWSIVILDVLAIGWIGLIWHWRAMPYRWRVWQFLIIAYLVGVGLLLKIGPVSQIYMMLMPVLAALLLGMRPALSTLALTSLTIFVLGLHPDVALHVQGVPDSPVLRALIVALNFLFIAAVLTLSCAFLLRHLERSSQALSQLNADLRLTATALARLNDMVMIAEVSDAPDSGTVSATRIIFVNDAFERSSGYARAEVLGRSLLFQQGDATDTDELARIAAAMAQAQPARAELLNYNKAGKAYWVEAELVPFTDADGKQTHWVAVEREIDERKKSEADIHRLAFYDVLTGLPNRRLLMDRIAHLLAAAPRDQSISALMFIDLDHFKHINDARGHATGDALLRLAGERLAQLMRKADTVARIGGDEFVVLLAHLADDLDSAARAAAQVAEKIRAAIARDFDIDGQSYHCSASIGVTLLPKAGQQAHDLLREADIAMYRAKAEGRNGIAFFEAAMQAGVERRLTLERALARALDASQLCMHVQPQVDRHGRVTGAELLMRWPQADGTYIAPGVFIPIAEESGLIVKLGHWALREACRAATMLARAGQPVALSVNVSPAQFRQPDFAARVQAALAEHGTPAGALILELTEGLLIDQRDASLARMRELAALGIRFSIDDFGTGYSSLAYLTSMPLYELKIDKRFIDDTPRDARDTAIVQAILAMARHLGLRVVAEGVETQEQADFLLAHDCDGLQGYLYARPMPLADFLVWLTQRQA